A stretch of the Streptosporangium sp. NBC_01755 genome encodes the following:
- a CDS encoding AMP-binding protein, whose protein sequence is MTIPVHEEWLSVQRELHAVVSAAGPELFRAVGSALDGRGPAVLPLSPALPAPALRATLEALRPTHVDGVRRADGVGVPAEVAVVIATSGSTGTPKGVQLSAEALRASASASLRRMDAGAGERWLCCLPPSHVSGLQVLVRSLLGGTDPIVHGGFSPEAVLASGADHVSLVPTQLRRLLHADLSVFKTILLGGAAAPPDLLDAARAAGARVITTYGMSETCGGCVYDGEPLDGVGVGIGGDGRIRLSGPVLFSGYRLRPGLTEAVRDGDWFLTSDLGALEGGRLRVLGRADDVINTGGEKVVAAAVAAVVAEHPAIIDVAVVGRPDPEWGERVVAFVVSQAPPSLTELRAFVKERLPAYAAPAELIVMAEMPLLANGKPDLETLRYGRDREP, encoded by the coding sequence ATGACCATTCCTGTGCACGAGGAGTGGCTTTCCGTGCAACGAGAACTGCACGCCGTGGTGTCGGCGGCCGGTCCGGAACTGTTCCGGGCCGTCGGTTCGGCACTGGACGGCCGCGGCCCCGCCGTGCTGCCCCTTTCCCCCGCCTTGCCCGCCCCCGCGCTGCGGGCGACGCTGGAGGCGCTGCGCCCGACCCACGTCGACGGGGTCCGGCGCGCGGACGGCGTCGGTGTGCCCGCCGAGGTGGCGGTGGTCATCGCCACCAGCGGTTCGACCGGCACTCCCAAAGGCGTGCAACTGTCGGCCGAGGCCCTGAGGGCTTCGGCGTCGGCCTCGCTGCGGCGCATGGACGCCGGGGCGGGCGAGCGCTGGCTCTGCTGCCTGCCCCCCTCCCACGTGTCCGGCCTGCAGGTCCTGGTGAGGTCGCTACTGGGCGGGACCGACCCGATCGTGCACGGGGGTTTCTCCCCCGAGGCGGTGCTCGCCAGCGGCGCGGACCACGTCTCGCTGGTGCCCACCCAGCTGCGCCGACTGCTCCATGCGGATCTGTCGGTATTCAAAACGATCCTGCTCGGCGGCGCCGCCGCTCCCCCCGACCTGCTCGACGCGGCCCGCGCGGCCGGCGCACGGGTGATCACCACGTACGGCATGAGCGAGACCTGTGGCGGGTGCGTCTATGACGGCGAGCCTCTCGACGGGGTGGGGGTCGGCATCGGCGGCGACGGCCGGATCCGCCTGAGCGGACCCGTGCTGTTCTCCGGCTACCGGCTCCGGCCCGGCCTCACCGAGGCCGTGCGCGACGGTGACTGGTTCCTCACCTCCGATCTGGGCGCCCTGGAAGGCGGGCGGCTGCGCGTGCTGGGGCGGGCCGACGATGTCATCAACACCGGGGGCGAGAAGGTCGTCGCCGCGGCGGTGGCCGCCGTGGTGGCCGAGCATCCCGCGATCATCGACGTCGCCGTGGTCGGCCGCCCCGATCCCGAGTGGGGCGAGCGGGTGGTGGCCTTCGTCGTTTCGCAGGCCCCTCCGTCCCTGACCGAGCTGCGCGCCTTCGTCAAGGAGCGGCTACCTGCCTACGCGGCCCCCGCCGAGCTGATCGTCATGGCCGAAATGCCACTTTTGGCCAACGGCAAGCCGGATCTGGAAACTCTTCGTTATGGTCGTGACCGGGAACCGTGA
- the menD gene encoding 2-succinyl-5-enolpyruvyl-6-hydroxy-3-cyclohexene-1-carboxylic-acid synthase: MNPATVLATVLVDELARCGVTDVVLAPGSRSAPLALAVHADSRIRLHVRVDERSASFLAVGLARRSERPVVLICTSGTAAANFHPAVIEAHESGVPLLVLTADRPSELRDTGASQTVDQIKLYGTAVRWFSEVGVPEDRPGQVAYWRSLACRAYQRALGPYDPGPVHLNVAFREPLISDGDLSWCESLESDAPGPWIRARVGSPSVALHLPPTRRGVLVVGDGATNVRRYVAAAGMAGWPVLSEPNGGARYGDHAMSTYHFLLGTPEFADRHRPDVVVTLGRPGLSRPLLDWLKHAGEHIVVAADMTRWPDPTRSATQVAQVVEIPIPAGDDTWLHSWRRAEAAARTAIDDVLDGTGLSEPRLARDLVDALPNGSLLFSGSSMPIRDLDQAMRSRRGLRILANRGAAGIDGVVSAAMGAALAHNGPSYALMGDLTFLHDQNGLVLSPREPRPDLCLVVVNNDGGGIFSLLPQAALRDPFERIFGTAHGVDLGYVAAATGTPYTFVNEPGQLVKALRGEGLRIVEVRTERESNAVLHGMMRDAAHAAVRDVMS; encoded by the coding sequence GTGAATCCCGCGACCGTGCTCGCGACCGTGCTGGTCGACGAGCTCGCCCGCTGCGGTGTCACGGACGTGGTGCTCGCGCCGGGATCGCGCTCGGCGCCGCTCGCCCTCGCCGTGCACGCCGACAGCCGTATCCGGCTGCACGTGCGGGTGGACGAGCGCTCGGCCTCCTTTCTCGCGGTGGGGCTGGCCCGCCGCAGCGAGCGCCCGGTCGTCCTGATTTGTACCTCCGGCACCGCGGCGGCCAACTTCCATCCGGCCGTCATCGAGGCGCACGAGTCGGGGGTGCCGCTGCTGGTGCTCACCGCCGACCGCCCATCCGAGCTGCGCGACACCGGCGCGAGCCAGACCGTCGACCAGATCAAGCTGTACGGCACGGCCGTCCGCTGGTTCAGCGAGGTCGGCGTGCCCGAGGATCGGCCGGGGCAGGTCGCCTACTGGCGGTCGTTGGCCTGCCGCGCCTACCAGCGCGCGCTGGGCCCGTACGACCCGGGACCGGTCCATCTCAACGTGGCCTTCCGCGAGCCGCTGATCTCTGACGGTGACCTCTCCTGGTGCGAGTCCCTGGAGAGCGACGCGCCGGGGCCGTGGATCCGCGCCAGGGTGGGCTCCCCGTCGGTGGCGCTGCACCTGCCGCCGACCCGGCGGGGTGTGCTCGTCGTCGGTGACGGCGCGACCAACGTGCGCCGATACGTGGCGGCGGCGGGCATGGCCGGGTGGCCCGTTCTGTCGGAGCCCAACGGCGGCGCCCGCTACGGCGACCACGCGATGTCGACCTACCACTTCCTCCTCGGCACCCCGGAGTTCGCCGACCGGCATCGGCCGGACGTGGTGGTCACCCTGGGCCGCCCCGGGCTGTCGCGGCCGCTGCTCGACTGGCTGAAGCACGCCGGTGAGCACATCGTGGTCGCCGCCGACATGACCCGCTGGCCCGACCCGACCCGCTCGGCCACCCAGGTCGCCCAGGTGGTGGAGATCCCGATCCCGGCGGGCGACGACACGTGGCTGCACTCCTGGCGCCGCGCAGAGGCGGCGGCCAGGACCGCGATCGACGACGTGCTGGACGGGACCGGGCTCAGCGAGCCGCGCCTGGCCCGCGACCTGGTGGACGCGCTGCCCAACGGATCGCTGCTGTTCTCCGGCTCCTCCATGCCGATCCGTGACCTCGACCAGGCGATGCGCTCCCGGCGGGGGCTGCGGATCCTGGCCAACCGGGGAGCGGCGGGAATCGACGGCGTCGTGTCGGCCGCGATGGGCGCGGCCCTGGCCCACAACGGTCCTTCCTACGCCCTGATGGGCGACCTGACCTTCCTGCACGACCAGAACGGGCTGGTCCTCAGTCCCCGCGAGCCCCGCCCCGACCTCTGCCTGGTCGTGGTGAACAACGACGGCGGCGGGATCTTCTCGCTGCTTCCCCAGGCCGCGCTCCGCGACCCCTTCGAGCGGATCTTCGGCACCGCGCACGGAGTGGACCTGGGCTATGTGGCAGCCGCCACCGGCACGCCGTACACCTTCGTGAACGAGCCGGGCCAGCTGGTGAAGGCGCTACGCGGTGAGGGATTGCGCATCGTCGAGGTGCGGACGGAACGGGAGTCCAACGCGGTGCTGCACGGCATGATGCGTGACGCGGCCCACGCCGCCGTCCGCGATGTCATGTCGTGA
- the menB gene encoding 1,4-dihydroxy-2-naphthoyl-CoA synthase — translation MAAETTPERDDAVGWKRSGQYEDIVYETGEGIAKITINRPERHNAFRPTTLFELKEAFNAAQEDSEVGVIIFTGAGDRAFCSGGDQKIRGDDGYVDKSTPHVGRLNVLDLQVQIRRCPKPVIAMIAGYAIGGGHVLHVCCDLSIAADNAVFGQTGPKVGSFDGGYGSWLLAETVGLKRAREIWYLCRQYDAQTALDWGLVNAVVPLAELEAETVRWAREMLEKSPLALRMLKGALNAVTDGAAGMQQFAGDATLLYYMSEEAQEGRDAFKEKRAPDFGRFPRRP, via the coding sequence GTGGCGGCGGAGACGACTCCCGAGCGGGACGATGCGGTCGGCTGGAAGAGGTCCGGCCAGTACGAGGACATCGTCTACGAGACCGGCGAGGGCATCGCCAAGATCACGATCAACCGTCCGGAGCGGCACAACGCGTTCCGCCCGACGACGCTTTTCGAGCTCAAAGAGGCCTTCAACGCCGCTCAGGAGGACTCCGAGGTCGGCGTGATCATCTTTACCGGTGCGGGCGACAGGGCCTTCTGCTCCGGGGGCGACCAGAAGATCCGCGGTGACGACGGCTACGTCGACAAGTCCACTCCGCACGTCGGCAGGCTCAATGTGCTGGACCTGCAGGTCCAGATCCGCCGCTGCCCCAAGCCGGTCATCGCGATGATCGCCGGTTACGCCATCGGCGGCGGCCACGTGCTGCACGTGTGCTGCGACCTGTCCATCGCCGCCGACAACGCGGTCTTCGGCCAGACCGGTCCCAAGGTCGGCTCCTTCGACGGCGGCTACGGCTCCTGGCTGCTGGCCGAGACCGTCGGCCTGAAGCGGGCCCGTGAGATCTGGTACCTCTGCCGCCAGTACGACGCGCAGACCGCCCTGGACTGGGGCCTCGTCAACGCGGTCGTGCCGCTCGCCGAGCTTGAGGCCGAGACGGTCAGGTGGGCCAGGGAGATGCTGGAGAAGTCGCCGCTGGCACTGCGCATGCTCAAGGGCGCGCTGAACGCGGTGACCGACGGTGCCGCGGGAATGCAGCAGTTCGCCGGCGACGCCACCCTGCTCTACTACATGAGCGAGGAGGCGCAGGAGGGCCGCGACGCGTTCAAGGAGAAGCGCGCCCCCGACTTCGGCAGGTTCCCGCGCCGTCCCTAG
- a CDS encoding RNA polymerase sigma factor, whose amino-acid sequence MPPTAVAASSAAPTTLEQLIDRGRVQGHLSLAELRLAFAEAGISPTEGRSILRELTEAGVNLAAENEPVLSAATAKAAKTTRKTATRKAKPAPVKKTSARTETAAKGQDTTKDAAAETDDEWNPPEETETEVEAEPIFDLDDQSSVMGDSVHTYLKSIGRRTLLTAAQEVELAKRIEAGLYAESKLESEPGLSAVVRDDLEWIAEDGRRAKDHMLEANLRLVVSVAKKYTDRGMALLDVVQEGNLGLIRAVEKFDYTKGYKFSTYAMWWIRQAIQRGFADSARTIRLPVHVLEMLSKLSRIERDMHQRLGREPTPDELAVELDKTPDQIEELLRTSRQPISLNATIGEDGETTIGDLIEDVDSPEASEVVDRQLLGEQLRGVLGNLSPREAKIMALRFGLVDGKPHTLDEIGKHLGLTRERIRQLEKESLSKLRHPSNTRPLLDWAS is encoded by the coding sequence ATGCCCCCAACCGCCGTGGCGGCCTCATCTGCAGCCCCGACGACCCTCGAACAGCTCATTGACCGAGGGCGAGTTCAGGGCCACCTTTCACTCGCGGAGCTGCGCCTCGCCTTCGCCGAGGCAGGCATCAGCCCCACCGAGGGCAGGTCGATCCTGCGGGAGCTCACCGAGGCCGGCGTCAACCTGGCCGCCGAGAACGAGCCCGTGCTCTCCGCGGCCACCGCCAAGGCGGCGAAGACCACCCGAAAGACCGCCACCCGCAAGGCGAAGCCCGCACCCGTGAAGAAGACGTCGGCCAGGACAGAGACCGCGGCCAAGGGCCAGGACACCACCAAGGACGCCGCAGCGGAGACGGACGACGAGTGGAACCCCCCGGAGGAGACGGAGACAGAGGTGGAGGCGGAGCCGATCTTCGACCTGGACGACCAGTCCTCCGTCATGGGCGACTCCGTGCACACCTACCTGAAGTCGATCGGCCGTCGCACCCTGCTCACCGCCGCGCAGGAGGTCGAGCTGGCCAAGCGGATCGAGGCCGGCCTGTACGCCGAGTCCAAGCTGGAGTCCGAGCCGGGCCTGTCCGCGGTCGTGCGCGACGATCTGGAGTGGATCGCCGAGGACGGCCGCCGGGCCAAGGACCACATGCTGGAGGCCAACCTCCGCCTGGTCGTCTCCGTGGCGAAGAAGTACACGGACCGGGGCATGGCCCTGCTCGACGTGGTCCAGGAGGGCAACCTCGGCCTGATCCGCGCGGTGGAGAAGTTCGACTACACCAAGGGCTACAAGTTCTCCACCTACGCCATGTGGTGGATCCGCCAGGCCATCCAGCGTGGCTTCGCCGACTCGGCCCGCACCATCAGGCTGCCGGTGCACGTGCTGGAGATGCTCTCCAAGCTGTCGCGCATCGAGCGTGACATGCACCAGCGCCTGGGCCGCGAGCCCACGCCGGACGAGCTGGCCGTTGAGCTGGACAAGACCCCCGACCAGATCGAGGAGTTGCTGCGCACCAGCCGCCAGCCGATCAGCCTCAACGCCACCATCGGCGAGGACGGCGAGACCACCATCGGCGACCTCATCGAGGACGTCGACTCGCCCGAGGCCTCGGAGGTCGTCGACCGTCAGCTGCTGGGTGAGCAGTTGCGCGGCGTGCTCGGCAACCTCTCCCCCAGGGAGGCCAAGATCATGGCCCTGCGCTTCGGCCTCGTCGACGGTAAGCCACACACTCTCGACGAGATCGGCAAGCACCTCGGCCTGACGCGCGAGCGCATCCGCCAGCTGGAGAAGGAGTCGCTCTCCAAGCTCCGCCACCCCAGCAACACGCGCCCGCTGCTCGACTGGGCCAGCTGA